A genomic region of Dreissena polymorpha isolate Duluth1 chromosome 4, UMN_Dpol_1.0, whole genome shotgun sequence contains the following coding sequences:
- the LOC127878327 gene encoding free fatty acid receptor 4-like, producing the protein MRTVTNCFVCNLAVADIAFCMSAPLVASVRVNENWAVGRGVCRLLVYSMNVCGTVMLWTMSAISIDRYMNINVGVASNRRLRKWQVVCICVLIWLASAICYLPFAMYFNIKEGTALRNETVTVCTLVWPRDQHLPVIFISLQFVLCCFIPVTIISLNYIRILKKYWKAKRAIESFASTNVRSDTRKESRVRKQQQVVRKLVLIVIVFVVMWSPMFAVIVLVEYDVTKGLNFIPSSALIWALIVAYCNSLVNAVIYGSIYVTIWNAFSGCFRRQENNVVAATIAVNNNPANPVTSVHPANVKH; encoded by the coding sequence ATGCGAACTGTCACCAACTGCTTCGTGTGTAACCTCGCCGTGGCCGACATTGCGTTCTGCATGTCCGCCCCTCTCGTGGCCAGCGTCCGAGTGAACGAAAATTGGGCAGTGGGTCGAGGCGTCTGTCGGTTGCTTGTCTACTCTATGAACGTCTGCGGAACGGTCATGCTGTGGACGATGTCAGCGATCAGCATCGACCGCTATATGAACATAAACGTCGGCGTGGCGTCCAACAGGCGCCTCCGAAAGTGGCAGGTCGTCTGCATCTGTGTCCTTATTTGGTTAGCGAGTGCAATCTGCTATCTCCCTTTCGCCATGTACTTTAATATTAAAGAAGGCACCGCACTAAGGAACGAGACGGTGACGGTATGCACGCTGGTCTGGCCACGTGATCAACATCTACCCGTCATCTTCATTTCACTGCAGTTTGTACTGTGTTGTTTTATACCCGTCACCATTATATCTTTAAATTACATTCgtatattaaagaaatattgGAAAGCAAAGCGGGCCATAGAGAGTTTCGCCTCAACTAACGTACGATCAGACACTCGTAAAGAAAGCCGCGTAAGAAAGCAACAACAAGTCGTGAGGAAACTCGTTCTTATTGTCATCGTCTTTGTCGTGATGTGGTCTCCCATGTTCGCCGTCATCGTGCTGGTGGAATATGACGTCACTAAAGGTTTGAACTTCATTCCATCGTCGGCCCTCATTTGGGCGCTGATTGTGGCGTACTGCAACTCGCTCGTGAACGCAGTTATTTACGGATCAATTTACGTCACGATCTGGAACGCGTTCTCTGGTTGTTTCAGACGACAGGAGAATAACGTCGTCGCCGCGACGATTGCTGTAAACAACAACCCTGCCAACCCTGTCACAAGTGTCCATCCGGCTAATGTCAAACATTAA
- the LOC127878328 gene encoding uncharacterized protein LOC127878328: MDLILERLGVEEGVIRRFRQEKITPDIISLMSLYDFNCLGVNDKTTIMKLRVECVCYRSNPWAHNNDSTRCRNIRFEISSIMIETLFEAGYSVKDTSIALGVSESTLFRKMGQFGLSKLAFTEIDEEELNIVVATTITEFPRCGEEMLRKVLLQKGIKVQRFRLRQCLKHLDEDGIRARKRRRLRRRIYNVSAPNCLWHIDSNHKLIRWHFVIIGGIDGFSRLVTYLRCTDNNKAETVLHCFRDGVSKFGVPDRVRSDQGRENMKVADFMINARGTGRGSMLTGKSTHNQRIERLWRDVYDGVLSYFYDLFYFLEDNGRLDILNEIDLFALHYVFISKINERLNTWQGAWNHHRIRTVNSTPMRLYTAGMMDNPSAHVDDILPNTRTESSSDEDMESLDNRPVLSSLQISVEENRMRRLHELCPQNWRSNNHGIDIFLTAKQILSE; the protein is encoded by the exons ATGGATTTGATACTTGAGCGACTTGGAGTGGAAGAAGGAGTGATACGGCGCTTCAGACAGGAGAAGATAACACCGGACATCATATCACTTATGTCACTGTACGACTTTAATTGCTTGggtgtaaatgacaaaacaactatcatgaaattgcgtgttgaatgtgtttgttaccGGAGTAATCCGTGGGCACATAATAATGATAGTACACGGTGTCGGAATATACGTTTTGAAATTTCAAGTATCATGATTGAAACATTGTTCGAAGCCGGATATTCAGTGAAGGACACTAGTATTGCACTTGGGGTTTCTGAAAGTACCTTATTCCGGAAGATGGGTCAATTTGGCTTGTCAAAGCTCGCATTTACAGAAATTGATGAAGAAGAACTAAACATTGTTGTTGCCACGACCATCACTGAATTTCCTAGGTGTGGAGAAGAAATGCTGCGAAAAGTTTTACTTCAAAAAGGAATTAAG GTTCAACGTTTCAGGCTTCGTCAGTGTCTGAAACACCTAGACGAAGATGGAATTCGTGCACGAAAAAGAAGGCGATTACGACGTCGCATTTACAACGTTTCAGCTCCAAATTGTTTATGGCACATTGACAGCAACCATAAATTAATTCGATGGCATTTTGTTATAATAGGCGGCATTGATGGTTTCAGTCGTTTAGTTACATATCTTAGATGCACGGACAACAACAAAGCGGAGACGGTTTTGCATTGCTTCAGAGATGGTGTTTCGAAATTTGGAGTTCCTGACCGGGTCAGATCAGATCAAGGCCGTGAAAATATGAAGGTTGCCGACTTCATGATAAATGCTCGCGGGACAGGACGTGGAAGTATGCTCACTGGTAAAAGTACACACAATCAACGTATTGAACGATTGTGGAGGGACGTGTATGACGGAGTCTTGAGTTATTTTTATGACTTATTTTACTTTTTAGAGGACAATGGCCGGcttgacattttaaatgaaatagacttgtTTGCACTTCAttacgtatttatttcaaagataaatGAAAGGTTAAACACCTGGCAAGGTGCATGGAATCACCATCGAATACGAACAGTGAACTCAACACCAATGCGGCTTTACACGGCCGGTATGATGGACAACCCATCAGCACATGTTGATGATATTCTTCCAAACACTCGTACAGAATCTTCGTCTGATGAGGATATGGAGTCCCTGGACAACAGGCCAGTATTATCATCTCTTCAAATTAGTGTTGAAGAAAACCGGATGCGACGGCTCCACGAGCTATGTCCTCAAAACTGGAGGTCAAACAATCACGGCATAGACATCTTTTTGACAGCTAAACAGATATTAAGTGAATGA